One genomic region from Halomicrobium zhouii encodes:
- a CDS encoding NTP transferase domain-containing protein — protein sequence MCGGLGSRLDGDVEKPLVEVDSVPMVDRVVAALAGSPVDDVYAVTSPNAPATAAHVDVPVIETAGEGYVADLQAALADSRIEGPVLTVAADLPLLTPESVTAVLDRWDAGSLTVAVPVAFKRDLGASVDSSFTHEGREVAPSGLNVVGGEPGRVLVREDDRLAVNVNRPADLTLARRLA from the coding sequence ATGTGCGGCGGCCTGGGCTCCCGGCTCGACGGCGACGTCGAGAAGCCCCTCGTCGAGGTTGATAGTGTTCCGATGGTCGACCGCGTCGTCGCTGCGCTGGCTGGCAGTCCCGTCGACGACGTCTACGCCGTCACCTCGCCGAACGCGCCCGCGACGGCGGCCCACGTCGACGTCCCCGTCATCGAGACCGCTGGCGAGGGGTACGTCGCCGACCTGCAGGCGGCCCTCGCCGACTCGCGGATCGAGGGGCCGGTCCTCACCGTCGCCGCGGACCTCCCGTTGCTGACGCCGGAATCGGTGACGGCCGTCCTGGATCGCTGGGACGCAGGATCGCTGACGGTCGCGGTCCCCGTCGCGTTCAAGCGCGACCTCGGTGCGAGTGTCGACTCGTCGTTCACGCACGAGGGCCGCGAGGTCGCGCCGTCGGGTCTCAACGTGGTCGGCGGGGAGCCCGGGCGCGTGCTCGTCCGCGAGGACGATCGACTCGCGGTCAACGTCAACCGTCCCGCGGACCTGACCCTCGCCCGGCGACTGGCGTGA
- a CDS encoding CobD/CbiB family cobalamin biosynthesis protein, producing MAATVGAVVVAGALEAALGEPPQRLHPVAWLGRLVAPFDRQWSHPRVVGLVAALVLPLGAATLVGTVVALAATVHIWLGVLLAGVALFVTTSLRLLLTEAGGVATTTDADLSRARERLRSLAGRDAADLSAGQVRSAAVESAAENLADGLVAPLGAFTVVAALAGALAPTAQLGLAAGAAAWVKSVNTLDSMLGYRSKPVGWAPARLDDAVMWLPARTSAVLLAVASGRPDALPAARAWLDRVPSPNSGWPMGVLAATASVRLEKPGAYVLNPDAPLPTTAVARSAVRTVGVAGVLTYALAAGTLALTEVVAWS from the coding sequence ATGGCCGCCACCGTCGGCGCCGTCGTCGTCGCGGGCGCGCTCGAAGCGGCGCTCGGCGAACCACCGCAACGGCTCCACCCCGTTGCCTGGCTGGGCCGCCTCGTCGCCCCGTTCGATCGCCAGTGGTCGCACCCCCGAGTCGTCGGGCTGGTCGCAGCGCTCGTCTTGCCGCTGGGCGCCGCGACGCTCGTCGGGACTGTGGTCGCCCTGGCGGCGACGGTCCACATCTGGCTCGGTGTCCTCCTCGCCGGCGTCGCGCTCTTCGTCACGACGAGCCTGCGGCTGCTCTTGACCGAGGCCGGGGGAGTCGCGACGACGACGGACGCCGACCTCTCGCGGGCGCGCGAACGGCTCCGGTCCCTCGCTGGGCGGGACGCCGCCGACCTCTCGGCCGGCCAGGTCCGCAGCGCGGCCGTCGAGAGCGCGGCGGAGAACCTCGCCGACGGACTGGTCGCGCCGCTCGGCGCGTTTACCGTCGTCGCCGCACTGGCCGGCGCGCTCGCTCCGACCGCACAGCTCGGGCTCGCGGCCGGCGCGGCCGCGTGGGTAAAATCCGTGAACACCCTCGACTCGATGCTGGGCTACCGGTCGAAGCCCGTCGGCTGGGCGCCGGCTCGTCTCGACGACGCCGTGATGTGGCTGCCCGCCCGCACGAGCGCCGTTCTCCTCGCCGTCGCAAGCGGACGACCGGACGCCCTTCCGGCAGCACGCGCGTGGCTCGACCGGGTTCCCTCCCCGAACTCCGGGTGGCCGATGGGTGTCCTGGCCGCGACGGCCAGCGTCCGACTCGAAAAGCCCGGCGCGTACGTGCTGAACCCGGACGCGCCGCTGCCGACGACCGCGGTGGCGCGGTCGGCGGTCCGGACCGTCGGCGTCGCCGGGGTGCTCACCTACGCGCTCGCCGCCGGAACGCTCGCACTGACGGAGGTGGTCGCGTGGTCCTGA
- the ncsA gene encoding tRNA 2-thiolation protein NcsA, translating into MECDKCGDSAAVHAEYSGLHLCEGHLCQAVDKRVRRRVREDGLVPDDATPEDPDTWVVGLSGGKDSVVLTQILHETFAEDPRIELVALSIHEGIEGYRDESLEACVELTEDLGIRHEVVHYEDEFDVRMDDVVEDDPENMAACAYCGVFRRDILSRYAEELGADKLLTGHNLDDEAETALMNFLEGDVGQMAKHFEASLGPFDDESRGDGEDGAGDGDAATDHAREDQDHHVPRAKPLRDVPEKEVALYARFRDLPAHITECPHAEEAYRGEIQQLMLKLEENHPGTRHSIMAGYEELASLASSAQDPDDEDTPDFGECERCGAPTARDVCRKCGLLDALEAV; encoded by the coding sequence ATGGAGTGCGACAAGTGCGGCGACTCGGCGGCGGTCCACGCCGAATACAGCGGCCTCCACCTCTGCGAGGGCCACCTGTGCCAGGCCGTCGACAAGCGGGTCCGCCGCCGGGTTCGCGAGGACGGGCTCGTACCCGACGACGCGACGCCGGAGGACCCCGACACCTGGGTCGTCGGGCTCTCCGGCGGGAAGGACAGCGTCGTCCTCACGCAGATCCTCCACGAGACGTTCGCCGAGGACCCCCGCATCGAACTCGTCGCGCTGTCGATCCACGAGGGGATCGAGGGGTACCGCGACGAGAGCCTGGAGGCCTGCGTCGAACTCACCGAGGACCTGGGGATTCGCCACGAGGTGGTCCACTACGAGGACGAGTTCGACGTCCGGATGGACGACGTCGTCGAGGACGACCCGGAGAACATGGCCGCCTGCGCGTACTGCGGCGTCTTTCGGCGAGACATCCTCTCCCGCTACGCCGAGGAACTCGGGGCCGACAAACTGCTGACGGGCCACAACCTCGACGACGAGGCCGAGACGGCGCTGATGAACTTCCTCGAGGGCGACGTCGGCCAGATGGCCAAGCACTTCGAGGCGTCGCTGGGCCCCTTCGACGACGAGTCGCGGGGTGACGGCGAGGACGGCGCTGGCGACGGCGACGCCGCCACGGACCACGCCCGCGAAGACCAGGACCACCACGTTCCCCGGGCCAAACCCCTCCGCGACGTTCCCGAGAAGGAGGTCGCCCTCTACGCGCGCTTCCGGGACCTGCCGGCCCACATCACGGAGTGTCCCCACGCCGAGGAGGCCTACCGCGGCGAAATCCAGCAGTTGATGCTCAAGCTGGAGGAGAACCACCCCGGAACGCGCCACTCGATCATGGCCGGCTACGAGGAACTCGCGTCGCTGGCCTCCAGCGCCCAGGACCCCGACGACGAAGACACGCCGGACTTCGGCGAGTGCGAGCGCTGCGGCGCGCCGACGGCCCGCGACGTGTGCCGGAAGTGCGGGCTGCTCGACGCGCTGGAAGCGGTGTAG
- a CDS encoding lysophospholipase: protein MEFDVFGSADAAADAGGDAVVDGESDTSDGAAERDCLFVLGWGNRPDHEPVRWLIDRLVADGWRVHTAALPVHVTNVRHEWVAPVERYAADLDEFALLGHSAGGLTAAHARVSGATTRTYLSPWWGYPPATSGPLPSLLAKIPADAKVLPSGMAGPHLLGEYATERQVAATPDRVSPRFLRATREAHDRLPAIDDDAVVFCSLSDRVVSTRAIGDRVDSDHVVLYDGGHELFSSVSRDDHLETLLGVLGQGPDALD from the coding sequence ATGGAGTTCGACGTGTTCGGGTCGGCGGACGCCGCGGCCGACGCTGGTGGAGACGCGGTCGTCGACGGCGAATCTGACACCAGCGACGGCGCGGCCGAGCGTGACTGCCTGTTCGTCCTCGGTTGGGGGAATCGACCGGACCACGAACCCGTCCGCTGGCTGATCGACCGCCTCGTCGCGGACGGCTGGCGCGTCCACACCGCCGCCCTCCCGGTCCACGTCACGAACGTCCGGCACGAGTGGGTGGCTCCGGTCGAGCGCTACGCCGCGGACCTCGACGAGTTCGCCCTGCTGGGCCACTCTGCCGGCGGATTGACGGCCGCCCACGCCCGCGTCTCCGGCGCGACGACGCGGACCTACCTCAGTCCCTGGTGGGGGTATCCCCCGGCGACGAGCGGCCCGCTCCCGTCGCTCCTCGCGAAGATTCCCGCCGACGCGAAGGTCCTTCCCAGCGGGATGGCGGGGCCGCACCTCCTCGGGGAGTACGCCACCGAGCGGCAGGTCGCCGCGACGCCAGACCGCGTCTCGCCCCGCTTTTTGCGGGCGACGCGCGAGGCCCACGACCGACTCCCCGCTATCGACGACGACGCCGTCGTCTTCTGCTCGCTCTCGGACCGCGTTGTCTCGACGCGCGCCATCGGCGACCGCGTCGACTCTGACCACGTCGTCCTCTACGACGGCGGCCACGAACTGTTCTCGTCCGTCTCGCGGGATGACCACCTGGAGACGTTGCTTGGTGTGCTTGGCCAAGGCCCTGATGCGCTCGATTGA
- a CDS encoding aldo/keto reductase — MQRRELGTTGWNVTEVGLGTWNIGGSWGDVSDEDGRDVVRTALDAGIDFIDTADVYGDGRSEKHVAHVLDEREARDDVVVATKAGRRLEEHTAENYDYEHLSEFVDRSREYLGQDTLELVQLHCPPNDAYYQPETFEALDRLKEEGKIAHYGVSVEKVEQALKAIEYPGVETVQIIFNMFRQRPAELFFEEAERRDVGVIVRVPLASGLLTGKLSRDDEFPENDHRNFNREGEAFDRGETFAGLPFERGLDAVDELETHLPEDLTTAQAALRWILDFDAVSTVIPGSTSPDHIRDNVAASEADPLSHQTHGAVRDVYEEYVFDDVHHRW, encoded by the coding sequence ATGCAGCGACGAGAACTTGGTACGACTGGCTGGAACGTCACTGAGGTCGGCCTGGGCACCTGGAACATCGGCGGAAGCTGGGGCGACGTGAGCGACGAAGACGGTCGCGACGTCGTCCGCACTGCGCTCGACGCCGGCATCGACTTCATCGACACGGCGGACGTCTACGGCGACGGCCGGAGCGAGAAGCACGTCGCGCACGTCCTCGACGAGCGCGAGGCCAGGGACGACGTCGTCGTCGCGACCAAGGCCGGCCGTCGGCTCGAAGAGCACACTGCCGAGAACTACGACTACGAGCACCTCTCCGAGTTCGTCGACCGTTCGCGGGAGTACCTCGGCCAGGACACGCTGGAACTCGTCCAGCTTCACTGCCCGCCCAACGACGCGTACTACCAGCCCGAGACGTTCGAGGCGCTCGACCGGCTGAAGGAAGAAGGCAAGATTGCCCACTACGGCGTCAGCGTCGAGAAGGTCGAGCAGGCGCTGAAGGCCATCGAGTACCCCGGCGTCGAGACGGTGCAGATCATCTTCAACATGTTCCGCCAGCGCCCGGCCGAACTGTTCTTCGAAGAGGCCGAGCGTCGCGACGTCGGCGTCATCGTCCGCGTGCCGCTGGCCTCCGGGCTCCTCACCGGGAAGCTCTCCCGGGACGACGAGTTCCCGGAGAACGACCACCGGAACTTCAACCGCGAGGGCGAGGCTTTCGACCGCGGCGAGACCTTCGCCGGACTCCCCTTCGAGCGTGGCCTGGACGCCGTCGACGAACTCGAAACCCACCTCCCCGAGGACCTGACGACGGCCCAGGCCGCCCTGCGCTGGATCCTCGACTTCGACGCGGTGTCGACGGTCATCCCGGGGTCGACGTCGCCGGACCACATCCGCGACAACGTCGCCGCCAGCGAGGCCGACCCGCTCAGTCACCAGACCCACGGCGCCGTCCGCGACGTCTACGAGGAGTACGTCTTCGACGACGTGCACCACCGCTGGTGA
- a CDS encoding HAD family hydrolase has protein sequence MAVSFDCFGTLVTADRPAEPWVAVAAELRERDVAVPDDWEAAYRSSHREYDRGAEAPLDEHVRLALASRGVELSAATAHDVTLAAFDGDVSVRDGAHEALSAARDQSTVAVCSNCSVPGLVERTLDRADLSVDAVVTSVDCGWRKPHPKIFEATAAALECPLDALVHVGDDARTDGGAERAGATSVLVADVPLTEFPAWLDAEGSPC, from the coding sequence GTGGCAGTATCGTTCGACTGCTTCGGGACGCTCGTAACTGCAGACCGGCCCGCCGAGCCGTGGGTAGCTGTCGCGGCCGAGCTCCGCGAGCGGGACGTCGCGGTCCCGGACGACTGGGAGGCGGCGTACCGTTCGTCCCACCGCGAGTACGACCGTGGCGCGGAGGCCCCCCTCGACGAGCACGTTCGACTGGCGCTGGCCAGCCGCGGCGTCGAGCTATCGGCGGCGACGGCTCACGACGTAACGCTGGCGGCCTTCGACGGCGACGTCTCGGTCCGCGACGGGGCTCACGAGGCGCTCTCGGCCGCCCGCGATCAGAGCACCGTCGCCGTCTGCTCGAACTGCAGCGTGCCGGGGCTCGTCGAGCGGACGCTCGACCGGGCGGACCTCTCCGTCGACGCCGTCGTCACGAGCGTCGACTGCGGCTGGCGCAAGCCTCACCCCAAAATATTCGAGGCGACCGCGGCGGCGCTGGAGTGCCCGCTCGACGCGCTCGTCCACGTGGGCGACGACGCCCGAACCGACGGCGGCGCTGAGCGGGCCGGCGCGACGTCGGTGCTCGTCGCGGACGTCCCGCTCACCGAGTTCCCGGCGTGGCTCGACGCGGAGGGATCGCCGTGCTGA
- a CDS encoding ribbon-helix-helix domain-containing protein: MERVTLRIPKQQIEEVERMVETGEYPNRSEAIRSAVREMLSEQEPSQERPSEKRKRRTWARA, encoded by the coding sequence ATGGAGCGTGTGACACTACGGATTCCGAAGCAGCAGATAGAAGAGGTCGAACGAATGGTCGAGACGGGGGAATACCCCAACCGCAGCGAGGCTATCCGCTCCGCTGTGCGTGAGATGCTCTCCGAGCAGGAACCATCTCAGGAACGGCCATCAGAGAAACGCAAGCGGCGCACCTGGGCGAGGGCATAA
- the nikR gene encoding nickel-responsive transcriptional regulator NikR, whose amino-acid sequence MGVVSISMPDELEHRIDEFAEDHGYTGRSEIVREAVRNLMSEFEDKRLEDRELMAIVTVLFDYETTAVEEKMMHLRHDHEDLVASNFHSHVGDRYCMELFVLEGQLEDISSFVGRVRATKDTLSVDYSVLPVDDIASIT is encoded by the coding sequence ATGGGCGTCGTCAGCATCTCGATGCCGGACGAACTGGAGCACAGGATCGACGAGTTCGCGGAGGATCACGGCTACACGGGCCGGTCGGAGATCGTCCGCGAGGCCGTGCGCAATCTGATGAGCGAGTTCGAGGACAAGCGCCTCGAGGACCGCGAGCTGATGGCCATCGTCACCGTCCTCTTCGACTACGAGACCACCGCCGTCGAGGAGAAGATGATGCACCTTCGCCACGACCACGAGGACCTCGTCGCGTCGAACTTCCACAGTCACGTCGGCGACCGCTACTGCATGGAGCTGTTCGTCCTCGAAGGGCAACTGGAGGACATCTCGTCGTTCGTCGGTCGGGTTCGCGCGACGAAGGACACGCTGTCTGTCGATTACTCGGTACTGCCGGTCGACGACATCGCGTCGATCACCTGA
- a CDS encoding metallophosphoesterase, with protein MNGESDRDSTRYYFVSDLHIGGDETLQEVEFMDEFLAFLRELPERDEDAELIVNGDLFGLWEFTELEGMEKFDALLELYPELFEQLRATGEQVPTTVIPGNHDYELACHPEYVERLAEYNVTLEQEVVITREVADRVVWIEHGQQRDPNNKSPDFGNPYANPPGYHVNRHVTSKAGRLSERGRFNWLKDIQSVTPMTRIPDWMISQYFYREMSPLLRYTAVPFLLLFQVSLLYLLAVVLDVLGVWSLPAEAVSFALTRLSIVGSLIDLVLVVNVVVIAILALLAIPAFFLARDVRKTLTRFGLVGGDDPEDVNDRYVDVARTVFDEHPEVAVFLYGHTHRASVTEVADRVVVNTGTWLRRLHRRSVVLGLLPDVFYPSYRLNYVCISEADGDVVVEYETVQKPNPDDLSILERLLTPLATPQESIPEWTSIDGGEGPWGPQSEHPSDDRTGSDVDSDRTRDTERGR; from the coding sequence ATGAACGGGGAGTCGGACCGGGACTCGACGCGGTACTACTTCGTCAGCGACCTCCACATCGGGGGCGACGAGACGCTCCAGGAGGTCGAGTTCATGGACGAATTCCTCGCGTTCCTCCGCGAATTACCGGAACGCGACGAGGACGCGGAACTCATCGTCAACGGCGACCTGTTCGGGCTCTGGGAGTTCACCGAACTGGAGGGGATGGAGAAGTTCGACGCGCTGCTCGAGCTGTATCCCGAACTGTTCGAGCAGCTCCGGGCGACCGGCGAGCAGGTCCCGACAACCGTCATCCCGGGGAATCACGACTACGAACTCGCGTGTCACCCCGAGTACGTCGAGCGGCTGGCGGAGTACAACGTCACCCTCGAACAGGAGGTCGTCATCACTCGCGAAGTCGCCGACCGCGTGGTCTGGATCGAACACGGCCAACAGCGCGACCCGAACAACAAGAGTCCCGACTTCGGCAATCCCTACGCGAATCCCCCAGGCTACCACGTGAACCGACACGTGACGAGCAAGGCCGGACGCCTCTCTGAGCGCGGGCGGTTCAACTGGCTGAAGGACATCCAGTCGGTGACGCCGATGACGCGGATTCCCGACTGGATGATCTCCCAGTATTTCTACCGGGAGATGAGCCCGCTGCTTCGCTACACCGCGGTGCCGTTCCTCCTGCTGTTCCAGGTGAGTTTGCTCTACCTCCTGGCCGTGGTGCTCGACGTCCTCGGCGTCTGGTCGCTGCCGGCGGAGGCGGTGTCGTTCGCGCTCACCCGGTTGAGTATCGTCGGTTCGCTCATCGACCTCGTCCTCGTCGTGAACGTCGTCGTCATCGCCATTCTCGCCCTCCTCGCGATACCGGCCTTCTTCCTCGCCCGGGACGTCCGAAAGACGCTCACCCGGTTCGGTCTGGTCGGCGGCGACGACCCGGAAGACGTCAACGACAGGTACGTCGACGTGGCCCGGACGGTGTTCGACGAACACCCCGAGGTCGCGGTGTTCCTCTACGGACACACCCACCGCGCCTCCGTCACGGAGGTTGCCGACCGCGTCGTCGTAAACACGGGGACGTGGCTGCGGCGACTCCACCGGCGATCGGTGGTGCTCGGGTTGCTCCCGGACGTGTTCTACCCCTCGTACCGCCTGAACTACGTGTGCATCTCGGAGGCGGACGGCGACGTCGTCGTCGAGTACGAGACCGTCCAGAAACCGAACCCAGACGATTTGAGCATCCTGGAGCGATTGCTCACGCCACTGGCGACGCCTCAGGAATCGATTCCAGAGTGGACGAGCATCGATGGCGGCGAAGGACCGTGGGGACCCCAGTCGGAGCACCCCTCCGACGACCGAACCGGCAGCGACGTGGACAGCGACCGAACTCGGGACACCGAACGCGGCCGGTGA
- a CDS encoding right-handed parallel beta-helix repeat-containing protein, with translation MSRRLPQVAVLLVALAVGAAGTAVLASGPASAQATSIDSCTVIDEPGHYVLTQDVDQPGETESACIEIRSSDVVLDGDGHTVDGNGYGTGVGTAGTTAIENVSVVDLTVRESVTNVRFENVSDGQLSNVTSQGPDSTGAGVAVIDADRIEVRSSDLAGGSFGGPAIRIRDSKFLTVSNNAFTGGVRSIDAELMTQSTVSGNEFSGVDYPVDVDRGADNVISNNTIRDRPQVGIDVSGHANRVSDNTIATAGTGINVSGTQTSIENNDVSPSEEWAVTARGDDHTVVNNDLSGGDGIERSGGALRLAGGDHRVASNTLDGVHGVYIESAARSVDVQHNDIDAIYGARVAEMELCLRRQSGAAAVDVRANNFTADGGDGRTYAVLNEDDGLLAATNNYWGAENGPSSPTGENVSDPITGAAADGDGAPVSSGVHFDPWLTQEHTNQTAG, from the coding sequence ATGAGCAGAAGACTACCACAGGTGGCCGTGTTACTGGTCGCGCTCGCGGTGGGCGCGGCCGGTACTGCGGTCCTCGCTTCTGGGCCGGCGTCTGCCCAGGCGACCTCCATCGATTCGTGTACAGTCATCGACGAACCGGGCCACTACGTCCTGACGCAGGACGTCGATCAGCCTGGCGAGACCGAGAGCGCGTGTATCGAGATCCGATCGAGCGACGTCGTCCTCGACGGCGACGGGCATACCGTCGACGGCAACGGCTACGGGACGGGCGTCGGCACGGCCGGTACGACGGCCATCGAGAACGTCAGCGTCGTCGACCTCACGGTCCGAGAGAGCGTGACGAACGTCCGGTTCGAGAACGTGAGCGACGGACAGCTGTCGAACGTGACGAGTCAGGGCCCTGACTCTACCGGCGCTGGGGTCGCCGTGATAGACGCAGACCGAATCGAGGTTCGATCGAGCGACCTCGCTGGTGGGAGTTTCGGGGGCCCGGCGATTCGGATTCGGGACTCGAAATTCCTGACCGTCTCGAACAACGCGTTTACGGGCGGTGTACGGTCGATCGACGCCGAGCTGATGACCCAGTCCACGGTGTCCGGGAACGAGTTCAGCGGCGTCGACTACCCGGTCGACGTCGACCGTGGTGCCGACAACGTGATTTCGAACAACACGATCCGGGACCGCCCACAGGTCGGTATCGACGTCAGCGGGCACGCGAATCGAGTGAGCGACAACACGATCGCCACCGCCGGCACCGGGATCAACGTCTCCGGGACGCAGACGAGTATCGAGAACAACGACGTCAGTCCGAGCGAAGAGTGGGCGGTCACCGCACGCGGGGACGACCATACCGTCGTGAACAACGACCTCAGTGGCGGTGACGGTATCGAGCGAAGCGGTGGTGCACTCCGCCTCGCCGGCGGAGATCACCGCGTTGCGTCGAACACACTCGACGGCGTCCACGGCGTGTACATCGAGAGTGCCGCGCGTTCGGTCGACGTTCAGCACAACGACATCGACGCGATCTACGGCGCCCGGGTCGCCGAGATGGAACTCTGCCTGCGCCGCCAGAGCGGCGCCGCGGCCGTCGACGTTCGCGCGAACAACTTCACGGCCGACGGCGGGGACGGACGGACTTACGCCGTCCTGAACGAGGACGACGGACTCCTCGCCGCGACGAACAACTACTGGGGCGCCGAGAACGGGCCGTCGAGTCCGACCGGTGAGAACGTGAGTGACCCGATAACGGGTGCGGCCGCCGACGGTGACGGCGCGCCCGTCTCCAGCGGCGTTCACTTCGACCCGTGGCTCACGCAGGAGCACACGAACCAGACCGCAGGCTGA
- the cobS gene encoding adenosylcobinamide-GDP ribazoletransferase, with translation MVLRAIRGALGFLTRLPVGRDEAALDAFQHRPVAFPLAGYVVGALLALPFVLGLPATATAFLFLAWVVLITGVNHADGLADLGDAAVVHGDAADRRDVMKDTTVGVGAVLAVGTGLLGLALAGLGLAELPVLTAVGVVVAAEVGAKLAVALLVVTGEPSHEGFGSRFVDRAASGDRPLLALVALPALLAPGSIPVGVACLSAALAVSVLVHRWADRRLGGVGGDVFGATNELARVVALHAGVVAWTLW, from the coding sequence GTGGTCCTGAGAGCCATTCGGGGTGCACTGGGATTCCTGACTCGGCTCCCGGTCGGCCGCGACGAGGCGGCGCTCGACGCGTTCCAGCACAGGCCGGTCGCGTTTCCGCTGGCGGGCTACGTCGTCGGCGCGCTACTCGCACTCCCGTTCGTACTCGGCCTCCCGGCGACGGCGACGGCCTTCCTGTTTCTCGCCTGGGTCGTCCTGATTACGGGCGTGAACCACGCCGACGGCCTCGCCGACCTGGGCGACGCGGCGGTCGTCCACGGCGACGCGGCGGACCGGCGGGACGTGATGAAAGACACCACCGTCGGCGTCGGCGCGGTGCTCGCGGTGGGGACCGGCCTCCTCGGGCTGGCGCTCGCCGGACTCGGACTCGCCGAACTGCCGGTGCTGACCGCCGTGGGCGTCGTCGTCGCCGCGGAAGTCGGCGCCAAACTCGCAGTCGCACTCCTGGTCGTTACGGGAGAGCCGAGCCACGAGGGGTTCGGTTCCCGGTTCGTCGACCGCGCCGCGAGCGGTGATCGGCCGCTGCTCGCACTCGTCGCGCTGCCGGCACTGCTCGCGCCCGGATCGATTCCAGTCGGCGTCGCCTGCCTCTCGGCGGCCCTCGCCGTCTCCGTGCTCGTCCACCGGTGGGCCGACCGCCGGCTCGGCGGCGTCGGCGGCGACGTCTTCGGCGCGACGAACGAACTCGCTCGCGTCGTCGCGCTGCACGCGGGGGTGGTCGCGTGGACGCTCTGGTGA
- a CDS encoding hydrogenase maturation nickel metallochaperone HypA — protein MGVFTGANDASRPGNLDGRPYICMGCEATFEVQYHSCPSCGGFDVRRAEWLGE, from the coding sequence ATGGGAGTCTTCACCGGAGCGAACGACGCATCGCGCCCCGGGAACCTCGATGGCCGTCCGTACATCTGCATGGGGTGTGAGGCGACCTTCGAGGTCCAGTACCACTCGTGTCCGTCCTGTGGCGGGTTCGACGTCCGACGGGCCGAGTGGCTCGGCGAGTGA
- the ftsZ gene encoding cell division protein FtsZ, which yields MQDIVKEALERDEAEQEKMSDESVDGFGDPRIVIVGCGGAGNNTVNRLYNIGVEGADTVAINTDKQHLKMIEADTKILVGKSLTNGLGAGGDPNMGERATEMAQGTVKEVLGDADLVFVTAGMGGGTGTGAAPVVSKIAKEQGAIVVGMVSTPFNVERARTVKAEEGLERLRNEADSIIVLDNNRLLDYVPNLPIGKAFSVMDQIIAETVKGISETITQPSLINLDYADMTSIMNQGGVAVMLVGETQDKNKTEEVVKDAMNHPLLDVDYRGASGGLVHITGGPDLTLKEAEGIAQNITERLEASANVIWGARIQEEYKGKVRVMAIMTGVQSAQVLGPSTQKQADKSRQAIEGVDDDDMSFDASQNVESSQEFGHTDGGQDSHEKNNGLDVVRTNQ from the coding sequence ATGCAGGACATCGTCAAGGAAGCGCTCGAGCGTGACGAAGCGGAGCAGGAGAAGATGAGCGACGAGAGCGTCGACGGGTTCGGCGATCCGCGGATCGTCATCGTCGGCTGTGGTGGTGCCGGCAACAACACCGTCAACCGTCTCTACAACATCGGCGTCGAGGGCGCCGACACCGTCGCCATCAACACGGACAAGCAGCACCTCAAGATGATCGAGGCCGACACGAAGATCCTCGTCGGCAAGTCCCTGACCAACGGGCTCGGCGCCGGCGGCGACCCCAACATGGGCGAGCGCGCCACCGAGATGGCCCAGGGCACGGTCAAGGAAGTGCTCGGCGACGCCGACCTCGTCTTCGTGACTGCAGGCATGGGCGGCGGTACGGGCACCGGCGCGGCGCCGGTCGTCTCCAAGATCGCCAAGGAACAGGGCGCCATCGTCGTGGGCATGGTCTCGACGCCGTTCAACGTCGAGCGTGCCCGGACGGTCAAGGCCGAGGAGGGCCTCGAACGGCTCCGTAACGAGGCCGACTCCATCATCGTCCTGGACAACAACCGACTGCTGGACTACGTCCCCAACCTGCCCATCGGCAAGGCGTTCTCGGTGATGGACCAGATCATCGCCGAGACCGTCAAGGGCATCTCGGAGACGATTACCCAGCCGTCCCTGATCAACCTGGACTACGCCGACATGACATCGATCATGAACCAGGGCGGCGTCGCCGTCATGCTGGTCGGCGAGACCCAGGACAAGAACAAGACCGAGGAAGTGGTGAAGGACGCGATGAACCACCCGCTGCTCGACGTCGACTACCGCGGCGCCAGCGGTGGACTCGTCCACATCACCGGCGGCCCCGACCTCACGCTGAAAGAGGCCGAGGGCATCGCCCAGAACATCACCGAACGCCTGGAAGCGAGCGCCAACGTCATCTGGGGCGCCCGCATCCAGGAGGAGTACAAGGGCAAGGTCCGCGTCATGGCCATCATGACCGGTGTCCAGTCGGCGCAGGTGCTCGGCCCGAGCACGCAGAAGCAGGCCGACAAGTCCCGGCAGGCCATCGAGGGCGTCGACGACGACGACATGTCCTTCGACGCCAGCCAGAACGTCGAGTCCTCCCAGGAGTTCGGCCACACCGACGGCGGCCAGGACTCTCACGAGAAGAACAACGGTCTCGACGTCGTCCGGACGAACCAGTAA